In Oryzomonas sagensis, the genomic window GCCGAGGGTACGACCATACCGGTCGGCACGGTCATCGGCTCCATCGACGAGCAACAGGCTGCGGTCGCCGTTGCCGTTGAACCGTCTGCGCCAGTGGCGGCTGCACCGGCAGCCCCGGTGCAGCCGCCGGCGGCCGACCCCGCCGCTGCGCCATCGTCGCCGGCCGCCCGTCGGGAAATGCGCGAACAGGGGATTGATCCCGCCTCGGTCGTGGGGACCGGCAAGGGGGGGCGTATCACCCTGGACGACCTGTTCAGCGGCATCGCGGAAAAATCCCAGCAGGGGGCGGCCGCACCGATTCCCGCCCCGGATGTTCCCGCCGTTCCTGCCCCCCCCCAGGGCATGGCTGCCGCTTCTGCCCCGCCTGCACCGGCCGAGGCCGTTGGCACGGTTCACTCGGAGGAGGCCCCCCTTTACGCGGCCGAGAGGGAAGAACGCCGGGCCATGTCCCCCATCCGCAAGCGCATCGCCGAACGCCTCGTGGCGGTGCGGCGGGAAACCGCCATGCTTACCACCTTTAATGAGGCCGACCTGAGCCACATCATGGCGCTGCGTGACAAATACCGGGACCACTTCCAAAAGCGCCACGGCGTCAAGCTCGGCTTCATGCCGTTCTTCGTCAAGGCGTGCGTCGAGGCGCTGCGGGAATTCCCGTCCGTGAATGCCAGCATCGACGGCGACGACATCGTGTACCACCATTACTACGACATCGGCATTGCCGTGGGCGGCGAGAAAGGGCTGGTGGTCCCGATCCTGCGCAACGCCGAGCGTCTCCATTTCCACGAGGTGGAGCAGGCCATAGGCGGTTTCAGCGAGAAGATCAAGACCAACCGCCTGACCATCTCCGACCTGGAGGGGGGCACCTTTACCATCTCCAACGGCGGCGTGTACGGCTCCATGCTCTCCACCCCCATACTCAATCCGCCTCAGAGCGGCGTGCTCGGCATGCACGCCATTCAGGAACGCCCGGTGGTGCGGGACGGCCAGATCGTCATCCGCCCCATGATGTTTCTTGCGCTCTCCTACGATCATCGCATCATCGACGGCCGCGAGGCGGTCGGGTTCCTGAAAAGCGTCAAGGAGTATATCGAGGACCCGGAGGAGTTGTTGCTGGAAGGGTAGGGGACGCCTTAGGAGGTTG contains:
- the odhB gene encoding 2-oxoglutarate dehydrogenase complex dihydrolipoyllysine-residue succinyltransferase, giving the protein MEIRVPEVGESVREALLATWFKKNGESVKKDEALCEIETDKITLDINADAAGVLSITVAEGTTIPVGTVIGSIDEQQAAVAVAVEPSAPVAAAPAAPVQPPAADPAAAPSSPAARREMREQGIDPASVVGTGKGGRITLDDLFSGIAEKSQQGAAAPIPAPDVPAVPAPPQGMAAASAPPAPAEAVGTVHSEEAPLYAAEREERRAMSPIRKRIAERLVAVRRETAMLTTFNEADLSHIMALRDKYRDHFQKRHGVKLGFMPFFVKACVEALREFPSVNASIDGDDIVYHHYYDIGIAVGGEKGLVVPILRNAERLHFHEVEQAIGGFSEKIKTNRLTISDLEGGTFTISNGGVYGSMLSTPILNPPQSGVLGMHAIQERPVVRDGQIVIRPMMFLALSYDHRIIDGREAVGFLKSVKEYIEDPEELLLEG